The DNA segment GTTGTGAAGATCAGAATGCACGACTGGAAAAGGAACTGTTGAAGCCGTCTCCGTTGCGGTAGAGAATGAGCTGAACAGTCAAGGGCTTTGAGCTATGGCACTTTTGGAAGTGATAGACGTCAGGCTGATTTCCATCTTTCGAAGTGGGAACTCGGAAGCCTTTCCGGCCAACACAAATCCACCTTCTTCCAAGTTTTTCGAGATCCTCCCGGATCAACATGTTCGCTAGCGAGCTGTCCCTTTCCTGCCGACTAAAGAATCGACACGGGACGTATTCGTATTTGCCGAACTACCTTAAATGGACTTGAGGAAATCCTGCCATGGACAAAACCGCACTACAATAGACAATGTAAGCGGAGTAATCACATCGAGGGCTGCCATTATGTACGCTatcttccttctccccggTCAATAGCGTGGGCCAAGTCATGTAAGCTCCCGCAATTAATTGTGCTTCACTGGGGATGCCAACTTCCCGAGCTACACCCTATCATGGTTTCTTGGACCAGTCACTACTGGCGTATAATTCCTTGCTCTGCTGTACCACAAAAGTGGCGTCGTCCCGCGCCAATTTTTCCTCTCACTTGGTTGGACCAACCAGAACGATCAGACAACCTACTCCGGTTCAGCTGAGATCTGATGATTGGCGATGTTGTGCATGATGGAACCCACCCACATCAAGTTTTCAGGGCAATGTCATCTCAACGTAGTACTGCAAATGCACTGTCACCGACGGTGTCTTCCAGCATGTTGCTGTCAACCAAGCCGCTGACGCACGAGGGTAGCAGTCTCTCGAAGCCTTACCATATCCGGCCTGGCAGTAACGAATGTCGGTTGCCAGACGCGGGACACGTGGAGTATCATATCATCATATCATCCTCATTTTAGTCAAAGAGACAAAATACCTCCAGCCAATTCTGCAGGGCTAGTCAGCTAGTGTACAGAAACTTCTGGTGTAGTACATCCTTGTTTCATCAGCCAGCCACTCTTGTGCATTATCTGGATCTCTGCAGAATCAGGCACCGTTCCCCCCCCACTTTGTTGATCAGACCATGCATCCCATGAAGGAATGATCGGCAGTTGACACTTTCACAAACGGTTAGTCCTCCCAATGCTAACCCCAACAGGTCCGCCACCAAGACAGCGGCCAGGCAATCAGGAACAGACATCACATTCCATGACATGCATGAGTTCTTCAACACCCCGACGGTGATATTTCTGACACCAATCAGCGCGGCACGGCTCAACCAGCTCAAAGCCTCTTACACACCAAGATCGCACGATCACAACCATGAAGATCCACAACACACAAAATCAAATTAAACAAACGCTAAACAAACACTACCTACTCCCCATCCGCCGCCTTGGCCTCCCTAATCAGCACATCCGCCGCCTTCTCACTAACCATAAAAATAGCACTCTGAATAAAAATGCCCGGAATATCTGGAAAAACACtcgcatccaccaccctcaacccatccacccccctaacCCTGAACTCCGAATCCAGCACCGCCATCGggttcccctcctccccaatgggacaagaacaagcagCGTGATGACCCCAAGCCTCATCCTTGATAAACTGCCCAATAGCCTCATCACTCTGCACATGCGCCCCTGGCTTCTCCTCTGTGTAGTTAGTCCCCCCCAAAATAGGAAACTTGTAGTAATCCGCCAATGCCTCCCTTGACGTCCTGATTGCCTGGATCAAGGCCCCCAAGTCCAACTGATCAGCcccgccggcggtggtgccaGTGTCAAAGTAGTTAAAGTTGATCTCTGGCTGATCCAACGGGTCGGCTGATCTGAGTTCCACCGTCCCGGCGCGGTTTCGCGTGTGGGCTTTGAGGCTGTACCAGGAAAAGTGCTTGTGATCACGGACGGAAAAGTCGTGCCAGCCGGGGAAATAGCCCTGGAAATTGAGCGGCCCGCCAAAGATGGAGAGGTCAATGTCTGACGTGGAGGCAAAGCTGGACCGCTTGAGCATCATGGCTGCTAGTCCGTTGGACGCATAAGCTCCCCTCGCGGCAAGGATGTAAGGATTGTCCAGCCACTGCTTCAGACACAAATCATGAGGCTTGAGATCAAACGTGCAACCGTCAAGAACAGAGAAATCGTCCTCGTGAACGACGTTGACGGGGATTTCGTAGCGGTCCATCATGTTGGTTCCTACTCCCgggaggtgtttgatgatggggatgccAAACCGTAGGAGCTCGGGGGCGGGGCCGATACCGCTTAGCTTCAGAAGCTGAGGGGTGTTGAACGTGCCGGCAGAAACGATGACTTCTCTTTTGGCTTTGGCAGACCCCCTCTTGCCGAAATTGGTGCGGTGAAGGGGGCTGGCTTTGTAGAGGTATTCGCCCTCCATGTACTCCACCCCCGTAGCTCTGGGCTTGGAaccggtggtgttgaaatTGATCTTGGTGACAAAGGTGTTTGTCCGCACGGTGAGGGGATGGCCGTCTGCAACGGTCTTGAGGATGAACTCCCGGACCGCGGATCGTTCACCCAACTTCATGGTGAGGGGCACCTGGAAGTAGCCCTCAGTGGCATCTCTTGCTGGGTTGACCCGGCTGTTGGGGCTCATGAGCAAGAGCTGGGACAGCTTGGCCAGCGGCGTAAGGACAGGAACGTCGATTCCCACGGCGTTAGCTCCAGCGACGAGGTGCCGAGCCAGAGGGAGATCTCTGAGCAAAATGGTCGGGTCGGTGGGCATGTTTGGAAGCCATTGGTAGACCTTGTTGAGATATTGGTTCATGTTGCTTGCGGCCCACGAGTCATCGCCAgtgatggtggcgatggtgtcAAAGTCTTGCTTGTGAGGAATGATCCAGATGAGGGCATTGTGAGTGACGGAGCCTCCGAGCATGCTGCCGCGAGGATACAAGATGCCCAAGTCCTTGGCtccaggaggaggattaGGACCGACATGATACTCGTAAGGACCGATCTCGTAGACATATTTGGGATCTCTTTTGGCGCGGTTTTGGTCTTTGTAGTGGTTGACAAAAATATCCCATCTGAGTTTGGGATCGGCCGTGACGACGGCTTGGTACCCGGGAACCGAGATGTTCACGTTGCCGTTAGCATCGCCGCCAGCTTCAAGAAGCAATGTCTTGTAGCCAGCCATAGCGAGACGACAAGCGAGTGGGCCGCCGCCCGCACCGCTGCCCACTATAACATAGTCAAACTCAGAATCGACATCTCGAGTCGACTGTGCGTTGGGGAATGTCGGGACAGCAGCGATGAGACTGGCTGAGAATGCCAGgcaggaagagaggaggcTGAACCTCATGATGGGCAGCGGAGGGTGCAGGTCGTGGTGAGGAGATCAGGGAGGAACCACTGTCTACAACGGGAATGAGgaagccatcgccgccctctGAAGTATCATGGCAGTGTTGGTACCGCGCTTGGGCCAGTCTTTGTCAGGTTGGTATTCAGCCAAACGCCAAGGCAAAACAAACAAGCTTCCAGGTTTGTTTCTGCAACTCGCATGGAAGCTGAAGCGTTCCACAGCTGGCAGTGATGTAGGCTGTCTCTTGGAGGGCAACCCCTGATCAGTGGGGTCAAACTCGGAGGAAACTGCCCGGGGGTCCACTGGGACAGCCGATAGCCAACTGAACATCTTCATGGAAGCCAGAAGTTGGCATTTGGTCTGCATCGCCAGGTCCATCGGACCAGGCTGCAAACTCCATATCTATCCGCCTAAACCGAGCTGTCAAAACTCTTGTGTTAGTACCCCCAGACCTGCCGGGGTAGACATTTTTGGTGGTCTCATTTGTGATTGGCGTGGGTAGAAGCGGCTCGGGAACCCGGGAATGATAGACGTCATCAAGCTTTATCGATCAATAAAACCATGCTCCTGCATAAACCCTGCAACACATCACAAATCGCTGCACCCAACGGTTGGACGACAGCGGTACAGCCCGCCCCCACTGCAACCGTGACATTCACCCCAAAGTCTACGGTAGGTTCAGTCCTATCAACATTGTCTCGATTTGGAAACTCTTTCGTCGAGCGGGATAGATCCGAATTCGAAAAACACTATCTTCCAAGGAATTCTCTCCTTGACGAACATGTCATGGTGAAGTGCCCTCTATCTTAACCTCACACGGCAATGATCTGCTGTATCAAAGCGCTTTCAGGCTTCAGCGGAGTGATTATTTTTGCAAACATGGCGATAGGTTGGGCTCGCAAGAAGGTTTTGGATTCGGAAGCCCCTAGCTGCCTGTCCTGCTTTGAATTCGGGCGTCACCGAACCGGCAAGGAGTCCATCGTCCTAGGCTTTTAAAGATCAAGCAGGACTCTACGAGCGTCTCCGAACGGGCATCTTTGAGATTGCAACAGCATCCTCGGTACTCGAAGTCAGCATGAAGATAACCCAGGTTCTGCCCTTTGTGGGCCTTGCAAATGCCCTCCCATGGATGGCCGACAAGCGCCAACAGGTACGTCTGCCTCGTCTCCATGACATGGCTTTTCACTGACATTGCCCAAGTCCGGTGGTGCCCAGCCCGGTGGTCCTCTGACTTGCCCCTTCAACCCTAATCACCAGCCAGCTGCCAGATGGGACCCAGATTTCCCTTACAACCATGCAAAGCTCGGTCTCCCaggcaaaggcaaaggcgGGTATAAAGTCCCTGCTGATGGCGATACTGCCCATGCCTTCATGCCACCGACGGACAAAGACATCAGAGGTCCTTGCCCTGGACTGAATGCTTTGGCTAATCGTGCGTGCGCTTAGCAAAACAATTGAAGGGACTCCACTAACCCTCACCTACGTAGATAACTTTATTGCCCGTGATGGTATTACCGATTACAACGAGTTACTCGACGCTCTTCAGAACGTTTACAACGTTGGCTATGATCTGGCGAACTTCCTTGCCTTCTACGCCATCTACGTCGCCGGCCTTGGAGATCCTGTCACCAAGAAGCTGTCCATCGGCTGTGATGCCACCACACGTACCTCGTGGAGCCCAATCATCACTGGCAGCGAGCCCGGCCTGAACGGCCACAGCAAGATGGAGATCGACGCATCACTCACCCGGAATGATTTCtttgctgccggtggtgacaACTTCAGCTTCAACACTACCCTGTTCAAGATGTTTGAACAGTCCACCAGTGGGCTCTTTGACGTTGACCGAATCTCCAAGTACCGTCATGAACGGTGGCATCAGTGCCAGGCTGAGAACCCACAATTGTGAGTCTTGACATGCGAAGCAGCGGAAGCCAACCCCTAACCATTGACTCCAGCTACTTCCccatcctcggcctcttccAATACGgcgccgcctccttcctctaCGAACTCTGGCCGAATGGAAATGAGGGCTATGTCCCCAACTTGCACAACACCGCCACTTTGTAAGTTTTGATGCTTGTCCATCCATCACATCACCCTTGATGCTAATCTTGTCAAAGCTTTGGAGcccaccgcctcccagaCGGCAACTACCTCCGCGTCCCTGAGCGTATTCCCTCCAACTGGGTCAACCGCGAGAAGCCTTACTTCCTGCTAGACATCGCCTCGGAGATCTTCAAGATGTACATCAAGAACCCagttggctttggtggcaATGCTGGAGGGGAGTTTATTGGcatcaaccaccctcctTACATCAATGATGGTGCGCTCAATGCCAATACCACTGCCCAGGATGTCGCTTGTTTGTTGTATCAGATCCTGTCGAGGCCGGTTCCGAGCACACTGAATGGTATTGTTACTCCTTTGGTTGAGGCGACGGAGGCGCTTTTGATCAGCTTGTTTGGGGTTGAGTATAATAATTTGGGGTGCCCGCTGGCTTTGAcgtgaggggggtggtgggtgtgaatgagaggagggggagtttgtCAATGGCAACTGGATCCTCATTCTTATATTTAGGAAAAGACATGTCAATTTGAAAGTTCTGTTGGTATAAAAGTGTTGAATGTTGTAAACTATGGAAAGGTAAACTGAGAAATCCTGCAGACCCAAACAAACCAGCCCAGGTTGGTCCAAGCTCCCTGTGGAGCCAGTTGTACAACAAGTTCTGAACTTATAATACCGCTTTGGTTTGAAAACGAAAGGTTTGGTGCCCCGTACGTTTTTTCTGGCCCATCTTTCTAGCTACCTATTTTATATAGGCAAATAGATTACCTATAGGATCCTATAAACAATTTAACCTAGAGCTATAAGTTTAATTTTTTTATAATAAAgataacgtgcgtgataagcgagcaCCGCagataagcgagcgccgcacttTTCAACGCGACCtgaccctccaccttcaacaatcCATTTCTCAACCAAAAACCATGTCTTCTACCTCTAACGAAGCTAGAGTAATTCTGGCCgctgcggcttggagggtcacttactatacaagaggcacaggatctactggatcagaaggctgtgggtgagcaggtagcccTGGAAAtacgacaaagtggtggtggtacaggggggtctcgtacgaagattcggtgctgtagcgtgtgcggtaagcctggccataatgcacgtacatgccaggaggctgcagaatcatctgattcatctgtttctgattcagttcttgtagtttcctagtgttgtggttgtgtaattgaggatatTTGTAGTTGGGGTAGGTGGAAGTGTTTCACTCGCTTATCTGtttcactcgcttatcacgcacgttattGGGACGGGAAGTTACTGATAAATttgggtggatggatggaaatgCTGCAGCCAAGCTCTGCCATTTTCAACGAGGATTGGAGTGGAAAGGGCAGGATGGGCTTTAGACACTGGTCACGTTGGTTTCGGCAACTAGCAGAGCTCTGACGATATTATACAGTTCAAGGCGATGCGATTTCATAGAGCTCCCGGGGTCTGTTAACTAATTTGTTCGTTGTTAATGTCAATttccatcaacacctccgaTCACGATTCCCCATTTGAGTGACTTTATATACCTATGCACACTTCTCAGGGCTGTCTAAGGTTTTTAAGGGTTATGGCAATTGGCTGAGAGCTGTATAGTATACATCGTGACTTTATAATGTTCAACTCTGCACTTGCTTTGCAAGCTGATGCTCATCTATGGGGGTTGAACAACTTCGACAGTCACACCTATTCACTCGCACAAAATGAAAGAGGCCTTTGGGGCGTGGGAACAGGCCCActgccttgctcttctttcATCTTACAATCTGGGCCACGACCTTttccctccctctttttGTTCCATCCACAACACACTTTCGTTGCACCTCATACCCTCAACCAGACCAAAGGCTCAGTCATTctgccaccagcaacaaaacCTTGTAATCACCGCAAACTCAGGTCGAAGAAATGGTACGTCGACTTCTTAttcaacctcaaccaacaccagcctAGCAATCCAGACCACTACATCCATCCCGACTGCTCATCAACGTCTCTAAGAACCCCACAGGACACCTCAATGAATATCGTGGCTGCCCTGGCTGTCgttctcttcctcatcatcgtcatcacctTCAGCGGGTACTGTATCTGGATTCGTCGCCTCGCCCAGAACCAACCTCAGCTGCCCATTCGCGAACCCCGCACTCCCAGACACTGGCAGCGATCATTCCGTCCCTTCACCTGAAAGTGTCAGTAGTAACAGCCGGACCGATTCTTCTCCCTGGTCCCGCCAGATCAACAACAATCAATCCACTTATTCAGCCTCATCGGCACCCAGCCTCAACAGTGAACCAAGATGAACCAGGGGGTTACTACAAGGA comes from the Podospora pseudocomata strain CBS 415.72m chromosome 5, whole genome shotgun sequence genome and includes:
- a CDS encoding hypothetical protein (CAZy:AA3; COG:E; EggNog:ENOG503NWR9), which gives rise to MRFSLLSSCLAFSASLIAAVPTFPNAQSTRDVDSEFDYVIVGSGAGGGPLACRLAMAGYKTLLLEAGGDANGNVNISVPGYQAVVTADPKLRWDIFVNHYKDQNRAKRDPKYVYEIGPYEYHVGPNPPPGAKDLGILYPRGSMLGGSVTHNALIWIIPHKQDFDTIATITGDDSWAASNMNQYLNKVYQWLPNMPTDPTILLRDLPLARHLVAGANAVGIDVPVLTPLAKLSQLLLMSPNSRVNPARDATEGYFQVPLTMKLGERSAVREFILKTVADGHPLTVRTNTFVTKINFNTTGSKPRATGVEYMEGEYLYKASPLHRTNFGKRGSAKAKREVIVSAGTFNTPQLLKLSGIGPAPELLRFGIPIIKHLPGVGTNMMDRYEIPVNVVHEDDFSVLDGCTFDLKPHDLCLKQWLDNPYILAARGAYASNGLAAMMLKRSSFASTSDIDLSIFGGPLNFQGYFPGWHDFSVRDHKHFSWYSLKAHTRNRAGTVELRSADPLDQPEINFNYFDTGTTAGGADQLDLGALIQAIRTSREALADYYKFPILGGTNYTEEKPGAHVQSDEAIGQFIKDEAWGHHAACSCPIGEEGNPMAVLDSEFRVRGVDGLRVVDASVFPDIPGIFIQSAIFMVSEKAADVLIREAKAADGE
- a CDS encoding hypothetical protein (EggNog:ENOG503NZAE; COG:S) yields the protein MKITQVLPFVGLANALPWMADKRQQSGGAQPGGPLTCPFNPNHQPAARWDPDFPYNHAKLGLPGKGKGGYKVPADGDTAHAFMPPTDKDIRGPCPGLNALANHNFIARDGITDYNELLDALQNVYNVGYDLANFLAFYAIYVAGLGDPVTKKLSIGCDATTRTSWSPIITGSEPGLNGHSKMEIDASLTRNDFFAAGGDNFSFNTTLFKMFEQSTSGLFDVDRISKYRHERWHQCQAENPQFYFPILGLFQYGAASFLYELWPNGNEGYVPNLHNTATFFGAHRLPDGNYLRVPERIPSNWVNREKPYFLLDIASEIFKMYIKNPVGFGGNAGGEFIGINHPPYINDGALNANTTAQDVACLLYQILSRPVPSTLNGIVTPLVEATEALLISLFGVEYNNLGCPLALT